GATTACTTTGACAACTTGAACATTTCCAAAGTAACCTACAATGGAGTTAAGCAACAAATAAGTTGTTTTAACCCAAGATTATCACGCAAGCCAACCGTTCGTTCCACTTCTTGACTCGATGACCTCACAGACCCAGACCACTCAAGCCACAGAGAAAAGCCTGGAAGCCATGCGGCACTTCGCTGAGACCTATGCCAAGCGAACAGGCACCTACTTTTGTGCGGATCTGAGCATCACCGCCGTCGTCATAGAAGGTCTTGCCAAGCACAAAGACGACCTCGGCGCTCCGCTGTGTCCCTGTCGGCACTACGACGACAAAGAAGCTGAAGCTTCAGCAGCCTTTTGGAACTGCCCCTGCGTCCCCATGCGCGAGCGCAAAGAGTGCCACTGCATGCTCTTTTTGACGCCCGAAAACGAGTTCGCAGGCCAGCAGCAAGAGATCTCTTTCGAGCAGATCCGCCAAACCACGAGCCAATACTAACGGGTGTATCCAGCCCTGGATACCCACCCACCCCAATCTTTACACAGCTTTTTCTTGTGCCGAACGGGCGGTTTCTCCCGCGCTAGGCCGGTGGTTTTCTAGGTCTCGTCCGCCAGCGGTCTTTTCCCAAAGCCGTTTCCAGAGGAACCTTCCATTCCATTCCATTCCACGCCCGCCTTCACGATCCTTTGAGACACTCGCAGCGAATCAGAGAACACCCGCGATGACCACCACCCTTAAAAACGTTGTTAATCAGCCTTACAAATACGGCTTTGTCACCGACATCGAAACCGACTCGATCGCCCGGGGCCTCAACGAAGACGTCATTCGGCTGATCTCAGCCAAGAAAAATGAACCTGAGTTCATGCTGGAGTTTCGTCTCAAGGCCTATCGGCAGTGGCTGAAGATGGAGGAGCCCACCTGGCCCCACGTCAGCTATCCCCCCATCAACTACCAAGACATCGTTTACTACTCCGCTCCCAAGCAAAAGGAAAAGCTGGGCAGCCTCGACGAAGTCGACCCCAAACTGCTGGAGACTTTTGAGAAGCTGGGCATCCCCCTGTCCGAGCAAAAGCGCCTGTCCAACGTCGCCGTTGACGCGATCTTCGACAGCGTGTCCGTGGCCACCACCTTCAAGGAGAAGCTGGCCGAGGAAGGCGTGATCTTCTGCTCCATTTCGGAGGCCCTCCACCAGCACCCCGAACTGGTGAAGAAGTACCTGGGCACGGTGGTCCCGGTCGCCGACAACTATTTTGCGGCTCTGAACTCGGCGGTGTTCACGGACGGGTCTTTTGTGTTCATCCCCAAGGGCGTGAAGTGCCCCATGGACCTGTCGACCTATTTCCGGATCAACAACGGCGATTCAGGTCAGTTTGAGCGGACGCTGATCGTGGCCGAGGAAGGCGCTTCGGTGACCTACCTGGAAGGCTGCACCGCGCCCATGTTTGACACCAATCAGCTCCACGCCGCAGTGGTCGAGCTAGTGGCCCTGGACAATGCGGAAATTCGCTACTCCACGGTCCAAAACTGGTACGCCGGCGACGAAAACGGCAAGGGCGGCATCTACAACTTCGTGACGAAGCGAGGCTTGTGCAAGGGTGTCAACTCCAAGATTTCTTGGACCCAGGTCGAGACGGGCTCGGCGATCACCTGGAAGTATCCCAGCTGCGTGCTGGCCGGGGACAACTCGGTGGGTGAGTTTTATTCGGTGGCGCTGACGAACAACTGCCAGCAGGCCGACACGGGCACCAAGATGGTGCACATCGGCAAGAACACCCGCAGCACGATTATTTCTAAGGGGATCTCGGCGGGCCGCTCGAAGAACAGCTATCGCGGCCTGGTGAAGGTAAACCCGAGCGCTGAGGGAGCGCGCAACTACTCCCAGTGTGACTCGATGCTGATCGGCGACAGCGCCGAGGCCAACACGTTCCCCTACATCCAGGTGCAAAACAACACGGGGCGGGTGGAGCACGAGGCTTCGACGTCGAAGATTGGCGAAGACCAGCTGTTTTATTTCCAGCAGCGGGGCATCTCGACGGAGGACGCGGTGTCGATGATCATCAGCGGCTTCTGCAAGGACGTCTTCAATAAGCTGCCGATGGA
This genomic stretch from Geitlerinema sp. PCC 7407 harbors:
- a CDS encoding ferredoxin thioredoxin reductase catalytic beta subunit → MTSQTQTTQATEKSLEAMRHFAETYAKRTGTYFCADLSITAVVIEGLAKHKDDLGAPLCPCRHYDDKEAEASAAFWNCPCVPMRERKECHCMLFLTPENEFAGQQQEISFEQIRQTTSQY
- the sufB gene encoding Fe-S cluster assembly protein SufB; this encodes MTTTLKNVVNQPYKYGFVTDIETDSIARGLNEDVIRLISAKKNEPEFMLEFRLKAYRQWLKMEEPTWPHVSYPPINYQDIVYYSAPKQKEKLGSLDEVDPKLLETFEKLGIPLSEQKRLSNVAVDAIFDSVSVATTFKEKLAEEGVIFCSISEALHQHPELVKKYLGTVVPVADNYFAALNSAVFTDGSFVFIPKGVKCPMDLSTYFRINNGDSGQFERTLIVAEEGASVTYLEGCTAPMFDTNQLHAAVVELVALDNAEIRYSTVQNWYAGDENGKGGIYNFVTKRGLCKGVNSKISWTQVETGSAITWKYPSCVLAGDNSVGEFYSVALTNNCQQADTGTKMVHIGKNTRSTIISKGISAGRSKNSYRGLVKVNPSAEGARNYSQCDSMLIGDSAEANTFPYIQVQNNTGRVEHEASTSKIGEDQLFYFQQRGISTEDAVSMIISGFCKDVFNKLPMEFAVEADRLLSLKLEGSVG